The Chelatococcus sp. HY11 genome includes a window with the following:
- a CDS encoding oxidoreductase → MKTWFITGASRGFGARIAELALDRGDNVVATARNPRTVSERFGERPNLLAAALDVTDEEQAKAAVAATVERFGRIDVLLNNAGYGLLGAIEEATGAEVEALYRTNVFGLLAVTRAVLPTMRKQHSGHILNISSIGGYRSAAGFGIYCSTKFAVEGLSEALHHELAPLGIHVTVIEPGYFRTDFLDSTSLVASKNVIADYHSTAGNVRGVAKELNHAQPGDPDKLATVLVGLTDTDNPPVRLPLGSDTVAAIEAKHASDQAILANWRSVSISTDFAES, encoded by the coding sequence ATGAAAACCTGGTTCATCACTGGAGCCTCTCGCGGCTTTGGCGCTAGGATCGCTGAACTGGCGCTCGACAGAGGCGACAACGTCGTGGCTACGGCGCGCAACCCGAGGACTGTGTCGGAACGTTTTGGCGAACGCCCCAATCTTCTCGCCGCCGCGCTCGACGTGACAGACGAAGAACAGGCGAAGGCGGCTGTCGCCGCAACGGTGGAACGTTTCGGCCGGATCGACGTGCTGCTGAACAACGCCGGCTACGGCCTGCTCGGCGCGATCGAGGAAGCAACAGGCGCGGAGGTCGAGGCGCTGTATCGGACCAATGTGTTCGGGCTGCTCGCCGTGACGCGCGCCGTACTGCCGACAATGCGGAAGCAGCATTCGGGCCATATCCTTAACATCTCGTCGATAGGTGGCTATCGCTCGGCAGCTGGCTTCGGCATCTACTGCTCGACCAAGTTCGCCGTGGAAGGCTTGTCAGAGGCACTCCACCATGAACTCGCGCCGCTCGGCATCCATGTGACAGTGATCGAGCCGGGCTATTTCCGCACCGACTTTCTCGACTCGACTTCACTGGTGGCGAGTAAAAACGTCATCGCCGACTATCACTCGACAGCGGGCAACGTGCGCGGTGTGGCGAAGGAGCTCAACCACGCGCAGCCAGGCGACCCCGACAAGTTGGCAACGGTGCTGGTCGGCCTCACCGACACGGACAACCCGCCTGTGCGACTGCCACTTGGCAGCGATACCGTTGCCGCGATAGAGGCCAAGCATGCCTCGGACCAAGCGATCTTGGCCAACTGGCGGAGCGTCTCCATCTCGACCGACTTCGCGGAGAGTTAA
- a CDS encoding nuclear transport factor 2 family protein, whose protein sequence is MTSLSPLIAIAAASLATAAFIPVAQANKSSGKENKTIVQRSFDAWAAGTGSPYDLLAEDAVWTITGNSLASKTYPSREAFLGQVIRPFVERMSVGLKPVIRDIYSDGTTVIIHFDAAGTAKDGKPYVNTYAWFLDMQDGKIVKATAFYDSIAFNDLWTRVKLNQ, encoded by the coding sequence ATGACCAGCTTGAGCCCTCTCATCGCGATCGCCGCAGCAAGTCTCGCCACGGCTGCCTTCATTCCGGTCGCGCAGGCGAACAAATCCTCGGGCAAGGAGAACAAGACGATCGTCCAGCGTTCGTTCGACGCCTGGGCGGCCGGCACCGGTAGCCCCTACGACCTGCTTGCCGAAGACGCCGTATGGACCATCACAGGCAACTCATTGGCATCGAAGACTTATCCCAGCCGCGAGGCATTCCTCGGCCAAGTTATTCGGCCCTTCGTTGAGCGCATGAGCGTCGGGCTGAAACCGGTAATTCGTGACATCTATTCTGATGGCACCACTGTCATCATCCATTTCGACGCGGCTGGTACGGCAAAAGATGGCAAGCCCTATGTGAACACCTATGCTTGGTTCCTCGACATGCAAGACGGCAAGATCGTCAAGGCGACGGCGTTCTACGACAGCATCGCGTTCAACGATCTGTGGACCCGCGTCAAGCTTAACCAGTAG
- a CDS encoding SDR family oxidoreductase — MSKTILITGAGSGFGKGAAIGMAKNGHNIIATVQVSPQVTPLREEAEQLGLKNFRVERLDLTDPYDIRQAQSWDFDILWNNAGQGEAGPVWEIPVDLVRRNFEINVFLPLVLTQGVIQRWVREGNSNGKKVVFTSSMGGLFTPANWGTYVSTKHALESIAEALQQELATYGIRIQTINPGAYYTGYNETMADNPFRWLDDKKNFTKRADLRKGFDDFFATPEGKMDPKEMIDRMIEVVPADTGKFRNVVPKVIEDMLKQHQIAAWDNQI; from the coding sequence ATGTCCAAGACCATTCTTATCACAGGCGCAGGTTCCGGCTTCGGCAAAGGCGCCGCCATCGGGATGGCCAAGAACGGCCACAACATCATCGCCACTGTTCAGGTTTCGCCACAGGTGACGCCGCTGCGCGAGGAAGCGGAGCAACTCGGCCTGAAGAATTTCCGCGTCGAACGCCTCGACCTCACCGATCCCTATGATATCAGGCAGGCGCAGTCCTGGGATTTCGACATCCTCTGGAACAATGCCGGCCAGGGTGAAGCCGGTCCGGTCTGGGAGATCCCGGTCGATCTCGTGCGCCGCAACTTCGAGATCAATGTCTTCCTGCCGCTCGTCCTCACCCAAGGCGTGATCCAGCGCTGGGTGCGCGAGGGTAACAGCAACGGCAAGAAGGTGGTCTTCACTTCGTCCATGGGCGGCCTGTTCACGCCGGCCAACTGGGGCACCTACGTCTCGACCAAGCACGCGCTGGAATCGATCGCCGAAGCGTTGCAGCAGGAGCTTGCCACCTACGGCATCAGGATCCAGACCATCAATCCGGGCGCCTACTACACTGGTTACAACGAGACCATGGCGGACAACCCCTTCCGCTGGCTGGATGACAAGAAGAACTTCACCAAGCGCGCCGATCTGCGCAAGGGCTTTGACGATTTCTTCGCCACGCCGGAAGGCAAGATGGATCCGAAAGAGATGATCGACCGCATGATCGAAGTCGTGCCGGCCGACACCGGGAAGTTCCGCAACGTGGTGCCGAAAGTGATCGAGGACATGCTGAAGCAGCACCAGATCGCTGCTTGGGACAACCAGATCTGA
- a CDS encoding heme-binding protein: MQITSHQAQAVIDGAEARAREIGLPVIIAVLDAGAHLKAFRRMDGAVLASIDIAMSKAKTAVLFQANSEAVWEYCKPGAPAHALELTNGGLAPFGGGIPLRCPEGSVIGAVGVSGGAVSQDAEVAQAALAAFENLTR; encoded by the coding sequence ATGCAAATCACCTCTCACCAGGCCCAGGCCGTCATCGACGGCGCGGAAGCCAGGGCTCGCGAGATCGGCCTGCCGGTGATCATCGCCGTGCTTGACGCCGGCGCCCACCTCAAGGCCTTCCGACGGATGGACGGCGCGGTCCTCGCGTCGATCGACATAGCGATGAGCAAGGCGAAGACCGCCGTACTGTTCCAAGCGAACAGCGAAGCAGTCTGGGAATACTGCAAGCCCGGCGCTCCGGCTCACGCCTTGGAGCTGACCAACGGTGGCCTCGCTCCCTTCGGCGGGGGTATCCCGTTGCGCTGCCCGGAAGGCAGCGTCATCGGCGCGGTCGGCGTTTCCGGCGGTGCGGTGTCTCAGGATGCCGAGGTCGCACAGGCCGCGCTCGCTGCTTTCGAGAACCTCACCCGCTAA